The following nucleotide sequence is from Ornithodoros turicata isolate Travis chromosome 2, ASM3712646v1, whole genome shotgun sequence.
AATGCGGTGGAGGAAGGTGTTggctgcgacagtgttttccatGAAAAGGTGGGTGTCGAAGGAAAGGCGCCGGCGGATGTGTATGCGGCAGACGGATGGTGATAACGGGATCACAGTGTTGCACTCAGCTGCGCCATGAGCGCGCTTCGCTGCTGTGTCGGCACGTGTGTTTCCCGGCAAGCCaatgtggcttggcacccaCTGAAACCACACGGAGTGGCCGGAGGTGACGAGGAGGTTGTGCACAACCAGGATCAGTGAGCGGATATCAGTAACCACTTGCGAGCGAGGCGAAGACAGTGCCTCCAGCGCCGACTTGCTGTCTGTGACGACTGTCCAGCTTCCAGGTGGACGAGCGGATACAAGCTTCAGTGCTTCGTGAATGGCTACAAGCTCCGCTTCGGTGGACGACGTTTCGTGGGGAAGCTTGAAGGCTTGTTCGATGTTTTCGGAAGGGAGGAACAGTGCTGCTGTGGAGGCGCCCGCGGAGACCGAGCCGTCGGTATATATTTGCAGTCGCTGGCTGTGTAGGGCGTCCAGGTGCTCCAGCACGAGGTACCGCAGGACAGACGGGGGATGGTCGTTTTTGCTCGTGATGCCAGGGATATGTGTGTACACGGTGGGTGGGACCATCGACCACATTGGTGGGGTGTAAGACGAAGTAGACGCAGTTGATGGGACCGACACCTTCAGTCGCCGGACAGTGGCACCGAATGCCGACGCAGGGCAGTCATGGTCGATGTCCCGCAAGTGGTGGGCGGGATGACGAGTAATGTATCGTGAGTAGGCGCGGAGGGTTTCCACGTCGCGCAGAATGTGTGCTGGAGACTCCTT
It contains:
- the LOC135384914 gene encoding uncharacterized protein LOC135384914; protein product: MVPPTVYTHIPGITSKNDHPPSVLRYLVLEHLDALHSQRLQIYTDGSVSAGASTAALFLPSENIEQAFKLPHETSSTEAELVAIHEALKLVSARPPGSWTVVTDSKSALEALSSPRSQVVTDIRSLILVVHNLLVTSGHSVWFQWVPSHIGLPGNTRADTAAKRAHGAAECNTVIPLSPSVCRIHIRRRLSFDTHLFMENTVAANTFLHRIDPKMAFSVSLRLSRKEESALHRLRLNVARTPSFLFKIKQRPSSACPSCSTDADTNHLLMTCPRYAAPRTALTHRLSALGHRDLSLATLLGPVGQKQWAVTRALICFLGDTGLLDCL